In Pseudonocardia sp. C8, one genomic interval encodes:
- a CDS encoding VOC family protein, translating into MSTETQAPTTVNNIGVVMFTVADQDAALEFYTRTLGFEVRSDSRFGENGEHRWLEVAPPGSTARLALNPPMFDEPGGSAIGVETLDLAAEHARLSAIGGIDMEPLPADDTPGAPKLFMLRDPDGNVVTVVQV; encoded by the coding sequence ATGAGCACTGAGACGCAGGCCCCGACCACCGTCAACAACATCGGGGTCGTCATGTTCACCGTCGCCGACCAGGACGCGGCGCTGGAGTTCTACACGCGCACGCTCGGCTTCGAGGTACGCAGCGACTCCCGGTTCGGGGAGAACGGCGAGCACCGCTGGCTCGAGGTCGCACCGCCCGGCTCGACCGCGCGGCTCGCGCTGAACCCGCCCATGTTCGACGAGCCCGGCGGCAGCGCGATCGGCGTCGAGACCCTCGACCTGGCCGCAGAGCACGCCCGGCTGTCCGCCATCGGCGGCATCGACATGGAGCCGCTGCCGGCCGACGACACCCCCGGCGCGCCGAAGCTGTTCATGCTCCGCGACCCGGACGGCAACGTCGTCACCGTCGTGCAGGTCTGA
- a CDS encoding DUF6541 family protein, with product MSWFAAVPLVLLAAAWVTLPGLLVGVAAGLRGIAAWGAAPLLSVGLIAGSAVAGGVLGIPWSGAVPVATALLFALVVVGTRRLVLRRPLVPGWARVRAGAAARRAVLVQGGPDRRWTGLAAASGLVLAGMLGFRAAIRGMDRPDALSQTFDANFHYNAVARILNTADASSLTVGGLVNSPGFYPAAWHGVVSLVVPLAPGPGEIVVASNVVALVTTLLVWPLSVLLLVRTLVGRSAGAALAAPVLSLGFVAFPWTLVTYGALWPNLLGVALVPAALATVALAARPGLGPGAAVRRDPPADAVPAGPAPDGPYPPGRVARWFPVTGAVLALGLAHPNALFGAVVLATPPVLWGLAGGVRRGLRAGGWRAARALAVAPVVLGSGAVVGWLMFVSPALDGVRGYYWEPEVTTGEAVLNTVLHNPGGHDPAWSVAVLTLAGAVWALRRARTSWLVPAHLLVCVLYVVGASTWSSVWTGVWYNDAPRIAALVPVTAAPVATLGLVALCSLARRLACVARDALTRAAPAVRLWPRPRAAVLVAAGVVAVVVTSGGLYQRAHIDALAGIYQTPEEVLVGPEQAQFLRYAGELLPADAVVAQNPWAGTAMLWPLTDRKVLFPHLTGVWTPDQQVIAERLRYAGSDPAVCAAVAETGVGYVLTAPPTFWEPDPHADDWPGLDDLADADGFELLAEEGENALWRITACDAGRVVGS from the coding sequence GTGAGCTGGTTCGCCGCCGTTCCCCTCGTGCTCCTGGCGGCCGCCTGGGTGACGCTGCCCGGCCTGCTCGTCGGGGTGGCCGCCGGGCTGCGCGGCATCGCGGCGTGGGGGGCGGCCCCGTTGCTGTCGGTCGGCCTGATCGCCGGCTCCGCGGTGGCCGGGGGCGTGCTCGGCATCCCGTGGAGCGGGGCCGTCCCGGTCGCGACGGCACTGCTGTTCGCGCTGGTCGTGGTGGGTACCCGGCGGCTGGTGCTCCGCCGGCCGCTGGTGCCGGGGTGGGCCCGGGTCCGGGCCGGCGCCGCGGCACGCCGGGCCGTGCTCGTGCAGGGCGGGCCGGATCGCCGGTGGACCGGGCTCGCCGCAGCCAGCGGCCTGGTGCTCGCCGGGATGCTCGGCTTCCGGGCCGCGATCCGCGGGATGGACCGGCCGGACGCGCTGTCCCAGACGTTCGACGCGAACTTCCACTACAACGCGGTCGCCCGGATCCTGAACACGGCGGACGCGTCGTCGCTGACCGTCGGCGGGCTGGTGAACTCCCCCGGCTTCTACCCGGCGGCCTGGCACGGTGTCGTCTCGCTCGTCGTGCCGCTGGCCCCCGGCCCGGGCGAGATCGTCGTCGCGTCCAACGTGGTGGCGCTGGTGACGACGCTGCTGGTCTGGCCGCTCTCGGTGCTGCTGCTGGTCCGGACGCTGGTGGGGCGCTCGGCGGGGGCCGCGCTGGCGGCGCCGGTGCTGTCGCTGGGCTTCGTCGCGTTCCCGTGGACGCTGGTCACCTACGGTGCGTTGTGGCCGAACCTGCTCGGCGTCGCGCTCGTCCCGGCCGCGCTGGCGACCGTCGCGCTGGCCGCCCGGCCCGGGCTCGGACCGGGAGCCGCGGTGCGGCGGGACCCGCCGGCAGACGCGGTACCGGCGGGGCCCGCCCCGGACGGCCCGTACCCGCCGGGACGGGTGGCGCGCTGGTTCCCGGTCACCGGCGCCGTGCTCGCGCTCGGGCTCGCGCACCCCAACGCGCTGTTCGGCGCGGTCGTGCTGGCCACGCCGCCGGTGCTGTGGGGCCTGGCCGGTGGGGTGCGCCGCGGGCTGCGCGCCGGCGGGTGGCGGGCGGCCCGGGCGCTGGCGGTGGCGCCGGTCGTCCTCGGCTCCGGCGCGGTCGTGGGCTGGCTGATGTTCGTCTCCCCGGCACTCGACGGCGTCCGCGGCTACTACTGGGAACCGGAGGTCACCACCGGCGAGGCGGTGCTGAACACGGTGCTGCACAACCCGGGCGGCCACGACCCGGCGTGGTCGGTCGCGGTGCTGACGCTCGCCGGCGCGGTGTGGGCGCTGCGCCGGGCACGGACGTCCTGGCTGGTCCCCGCACACCTCCTGGTGTGCGTCCTGTACGTCGTCGGCGCGAGCACGTGGTCCTCGGTGTGGACCGGTGTCTGGTACAACGATGCGCCCCGGATCGCGGCGCTGGTCCCGGTGACGGCGGCGCCGGTGGCCACGCTCGGGCTGGTCGCGCTGTGCTCGCTGGCCCGCAGGCTGGCCTGCGTCGCCCGCGACGCCCTCACCCGGGCCGCGCCCGCCGTGCGGCTGTGGCCCCGCCCCCGGGCCGCGGTCCTGGTCGCGGCCGGGGTGGTCGCCGTCGTCGTCACCTCGGGCGGGCTGTACCAGCGGGCACACATCGATGCGCTCGCCGGGATCTACCAGACACCGGAGGAGGTGCTGGTCGGCCCGGAGCAGGCGCAGTTCCTGCGTTACGCCGGTGAGCTGCTGCCGGCCGACGCCGTCGTCGCGCAGAACCCGTGGGCCGGCACCGCGATGCTGTGGCCGCTGACCGACCGGAAGGTGCTGTTCCCGCACCTCACCGGGGTGTGGACGCCGGACCAGCAGGTGATCGCCGAGCGGCTGCGGTACGCCGGGTCCGACCCGGCCGTCTGCGCGGCGGTCGCCGAGACCGGTGTGGGGTACGTGCTCACCGCGCCGCCGACGTTCTGGGAGCCCGACCCGCACGCCGACGACTGGCCGGGACTCGACGACCTCGCCGACGCCGACGGCTTCGAACTGCTCGCCGAGGAGGGCGAGAACGCGCTCTGGCGGATCACCGCGTGCGACGCCGGCCGGGTCGTCGGCTCGTGA
- the glf gene encoding UDP-galactopyranose mutase, with the protein MSLDAYDLGSYDLIVVGSGFFGLTVAERVAEGLGKRVLVLERRDHIGGNAYSEPEPETGIEIHRYGAHLFHTSNERVWEYVNRFTEFTNYQHRVFARVGDQVYAFPMNLALINQFFGRAHSPDEARALIAEQAAEVDTAQAANLEEKAISLVGRPLYEAFVKGYTAKQWQTDPTELDASIITRLPVRYTYDNRYFNDTHEGLPVDGYTAWLERMADHENIDVVLETDFFEVRDRIPADTPVVYTGPLDRYFDHSEGELGWRTLDFELSVEDTGDFQGTSVINYNDADVPFTRILEFRHMHPERDYPTDRTVIVREYSRFAESGDEPYYPINTPEDRAKLERYRELARKETANRNVLFGGRLGTYKYLDMHMAIGSALTMYTNRLVPHFTEGKPLSGTEAED; encoded by the coding sequence GTGAGTCTCGACGCGTACGACCTCGGCAGCTACGACCTGATCGTCGTCGGGTCCGGCTTCTTCGGCCTGACCGTCGCCGAGCGGGTGGCGGAAGGCCTCGGCAAGCGGGTCCTGGTGCTGGAGCGCCGGGACCACATCGGCGGCAACGCCTACTCCGAGCCGGAGCCGGAGACCGGCATCGAGATCCACCGCTACGGCGCCCACCTGTTCCACACCTCCAACGAGCGGGTGTGGGAGTACGTCAACCGGTTCACCGAGTTCACGAACTACCAGCACCGGGTGTTCGCCCGGGTCGGCGACCAGGTCTACGCGTTCCCGATGAACCTGGCGCTGATCAACCAGTTCTTCGGGCGGGCGCACAGCCCCGACGAGGCCCGGGCGCTGATCGCCGAGCAGGCCGCGGAGGTGGACACCGCGCAGGCGGCCAACCTGGAGGAGAAGGCGATCTCGCTGGTCGGGCGGCCGCTCTACGAGGCGTTCGTCAAGGGCTACACCGCCAAGCAGTGGCAGACCGACCCGACGGAGCTCGACGCCTCGATCATCACGCGGCTGCCGGTCCGCTACACCTACGACAACCGCTACTTCAACGACACCCACGAGGGCCTGCCGGTCGACGGCTACACCGCGTGGCTGGAGCGGATGGCGGACCACGAGAACATCGACGTCGTGCTGGAGACGGACTTCTTCGAGGTCCGGGACCGGATCCCGGCCGACACCCCGGTCGTCTACACCGGCCCGCTGGACCGCTACTTCGACCACAGCGAGGGTGAGCTGGGCTGGCGGACCCTGGACTTCGAGCTCTCGGTGGAGGACACCGGCGACTTCCAGGGCACCTCGGTGATCAACTACAACGACGCCGACGTGCCGTTCACCCGGATCCTCGAGTTCCGGCACATGCACCCGGAGCGCGACTACCCGACGGACAGGACCGTGATCGTGCGGGAGTACTCCCGCTTCGCCGAGTCCGGCGACGAGCCGTACTACCCGATCAACACCCCGGAGGACCGGGCGAAGCTCGAGCGCTACCGCGAGCTGGCCCGCAAGGAGACCGCGAACCGGAACGTGCTGTTCGGCGGGCGCCTGGGCACCTACAAGTACCTGGACATGCACATGGCCATCGGGTCGGCGCTGACCATGTACACCAACCGGCTCGTCCCGCACTTCACCGAGGGCAAGCCGCTGTCCGGGACCGAGGCCGAGGACTGA
- a CDS encoding DUF6541 family protein, with amino-acid sequence MAAPTWLSALPVAAVAVFWVLGPGLLATRAAGLRGVTAWALAPLVSVSTISVSAVLGTALGIPWGPWVPAVAVLLLAVATLVFRGFVARRPAGSALHRGWRTALATWEPGRRLRAFVVRLRTPSGMFAKGPDPLTTALPQQLGRPTDRSGVDGDRAGRAAALGTLVAAVLAWVTVVLGFGPADALSSTFDAVFHYNAVAHVLHAQDGSSLTLGVLTNPTSETALYPAAWHDLVSLVAMLSGAGVPVATNVTAWAVAALVFPLSALALTRQALGPSPGAAFAAPVLATGFSAFPWALMSFGVLWPNLLGVALLPACLAALLAAVRGADRGVLGPGGALVLLALTVPALGLAHPNAVFSLAVLGLFPVLWGIARLARARWGTRLLWQPVLAAAVLAALVWTLLWFMTASPLTDGVRSFDWKAFVDTPGAVADVVWSATNRRPYLIVLSVLVVVGAVAALRRAATSWLVPAHLLSGALYVLAASSESELSAALTGAWYNDSYRLAAMLPVTGVPLAVLGLLTVAGAVRVLLVRRVPAVAARLQRDDGPTVALAGVAALVVAVTGGLHVVTHSSVLAGTYRHPSDQLLDPGQREFLVQAGEIVPPGEVVAADPYTGNALLYPLTGTEVLFPHMTGNWTPDQRLVATRMRDAGTDPAVCAAAEATRVRWVISGPITFWPWHGGARWYPGLHDIAPVPGFELAASGGGQELWRLTACDPEPPARPGTQAMPPVPGPPR; translated from the coding sequence ATGGCCGCCCCCACCTGGCTGTCCGCGCTGCCCGTCGCGGCCGTGGCCGTGTTCTGGGTCCTCGGGCCCGGCCTGCTCGCGACCCGCGCGGCCGGTCTCCGCGGCGTCACCGCCTGGGCGCTCGCCCCCCTAGTCTCCGTCTCGACGATCTCGGTGTCGGCCGTGCTCGGCACGGCACTCGGCATCCCGTGGGGGCCGTGGGTCCCGGCGGTCGCGGTCCTGCTGCTGGCCGTGGCCACGCTCGTCTTCCGGGGTTTCGTCGCCCGCAGGCCCGCCGGCAGCGCGCTGCACCGGGGCTGGCGGACGGCACTGGCGACCTGGGAGCCGGGCCGCCGGCTGCGGGCCTTCGTCGTCCGGCTGCGCACGCCCAGCGGGATGTTCGCGAAGGGCCCCGACCCGCTCACGACGGCGCTGCCGCAGCAGCTGGGGCGGCCCACCGACCGGTCCGGTGTGGACGGTGACCGGGCCGGCCGCGCCGCCGCGCTCGGGACGCTGGTGGCCGCCGTGCTGGCCTGGGTCACCGTCGTGCTCGGCTTCGGTCCGGCGGACGCGCTGTCGTCCACGTTCGACGCCGTCTTCCACTACAACGCCGTCGCCCACGTGCTGCACGCGCAGGACGGCTCGTCGCTGACGCTCGGTGTGCTCACCAACCCGACGTCGGAGACCGCGCTGTACCCGGCCGCGTGGCACGACCTCGTCTCGCTGGTCGCGATGCTGTCCGGGGCCGGGGTGCCGGTGGCGACGAACGTGACGGCGTGGGCGGTCGCCGCGCTGGTCTTCCCGCTGTCGGCGCTGGCGCTGACCCGGCAGGCGCTGGGGCCGTCACCCGGTGCCGCGTTCGCCGCACCCGTCCTGGCGACCGGGTTCAGCGCCTTCCCGTGGGCGCTGATGTCGTTCGGTGTGCTGTGGCCGAACCTGCTCGGCGTCGCGCTGCTGCCGGCCTGCCTGGCCGCACTGCTGGCGGCCGTGCGGGGAGCCGACCGCGGCGTCCTCGGGCCGGGCGGCGCGCTCGTCCTGCTGGCCCTCACGGTGCCCGCGCTGGGGCTCGCGCACCCGAACGCGGTGTTCAGCCTGGCCGTCCTCGGGCTGTTCCCGGTGCTGTGGGGGATCGCCCGGCTGGCCCGCGCCCGCTGGGGGACCCGGCTGCTGTGGCAGCCGGTGCTGGCGGCCGCCGTGCTGGCCGCGCTGGTGTGGACGCTGCTGTGGTTCATGACCGCCTCCCCGCTGACCGATGGGGTCCGCAGCTTCGACTGGAAGGCGTTCGTCGACACCCCGGGCGCGGTGGCCGACGTGGTGTGGAGTGCGACGAACCGCCGCCCGTACCTGATCGTGCTGTCGGTGCTGGTCGTCGTGGGCGCGGTCGCCGCCCTGCGCCGGGCCGCGACGTCCTGGCTGGTCCCCGCCCACCTGCTGTCCGGGGCGCTGTACGTGCTCGCCGCGTCCAGCGAGAGCGAGCTCAGCGCCGCCCTCACCGGAGCCTGGTACAACGACTCCTACCGGCTGGCCGCGATGCTCCCGGTGACCGGTGTGCCGCTGGCGGTGCTCGGCCTGCTGACCGTGGCCGGTGCCGTGCGGGTCCTCCTGGTCCGCCGGGTCCCGGCCGTCGCGGCGCGGCTGCAACGCGACGACGGCCCCACGGTCGCCCTCGCCGGGGTCGCCGCGCTCGTCGTCGCCGTGACCGGCGGGCTGCACGTCGTGACGCACTCCTCGGTGCTCGCCGGGACCTACCGGCACCCGTCCGACCAGCTCCTCGACCCGGGCCAGCGCGAGTTCCTGGTCCAGGCAGGCGAGATCGTGCCGCCGGGTGAGGTCGTGGCCGCCGACCCGTACACCGGCAACGCCCTGCTCTACCCGCTGACCGGCACGGAGGTGCTGTTCCCGCACATGACCGGGAACTGGACGCCGGACCAGCGGCTCGTCGCGACCCGGATGCGGGACGCCGGGACCGACCCCGCGGTGTGCGCGGCCGCGGAGGCGACCCGGGTCCGCTGGGTGATCAGCGGGCCGATCACCTTCTGGCCGTGGCACGGCGGTGCCCGCTGGTACCCGGGCCTGCACGACATCGCCCCGGTCCCCGGCTTCGAGCTGGCCGCCTCCGGTGGTGGCCAGGAGCTGTGGCGGCTCACGGCGTGCGACCCGGAGCCACCGGCCCGCCCCGGCACGCAGGCCATGCCGCCCGTCCCCGGACCACCGCGCTGA
- a CDS encoding glycosyltransferase has protein sequence MTTVPTDQRGQVPDIEQSPTTGETLLQRVILPRPADPLAVRALYLDERPGTVLTPVEPTTGQRDRSLSLTVSTAGGRRTRVTDRTSATVPPATEVSFGAYFNAFAAGYWRAWSTLSSIELRLDLEGSGRVDVYRTKADGSQIFVAGEVVEGRRRLTTELDLRPFEDGGWYWFDLSTDDGDLTLHSGGWHAPHDAPGRAAVVVGMPTFNRPADCVATLTALASDPQVLDAVTAIILPDQGTRKVRDEAGYEQVAAALGDRLRIVDQPNLGGSGGYARIMYEVLHGTGPHAGGIDCEQILYMDDDILLEPDSMLRAIAFSRFAREPMLVGGQMLSLQARSQLSTMGEVVDRNQFLWRPAPRTEAHHDLAERTLRQTPWLHRRVDVDYNAWWMCLIPRRVAEDLGLPLPLFIKWDDAEYGLRARAAGYRTATVPGIAIWHMSFIEKDDSSDWQAYFHYRNRLVAAALHGPDDPKAMLKETFKRTLRHLMLMEYSAVALQLKAFTDFLAGPEALFPKLPVVLDEIRELRSRYDDGRPLDSKTQVPLSDLDALGSQLFPEPPVGKAKVALGLARGVLRNLRTPDPELRERPQRNVPWANAQWFVLAGLDSATVSTPDGRGVTFRRRDPRMFTEMIRESLRLHRAVAADWEVLRGRYRAAKPTLTGKDGWKQIFE, from the coding sequence ATGACCACCGTCCCCACGGACCAGCGAGGCCAGGTGCCCGACATCGAGCAGTCCCCGACCACCGGCGAGACGCTGCTGCAGCGGGTCATCCTGCCCCGCCCCGCGGACCCGTTGGCGGTGCGTGCGCTCTACCTCGACGAGCGCCCGGGCACCGTCCTCACCCCGGTCGAACCGACGACCGGCCAGCGGGACCGCTCGCTGTCGCTGACCGTGTCGACGGCCGGCGGCCGCCGGACCCGGGTGACCGACCGGACCAGCGCGACCGTCCCGCCGGCCACCGAGGTCTCGTTCGGCGCCTACTTCAACGCCTTCGCGGCCGGCTACTGGCGGGCCTGGTCGACCCTGTCGAGCATCGAGCTGCGGCTCGACCTGGAGGGCTCGGGCCGGGTCGACGTCTACCGCACCAAGGCCGACGGCTCGCAGATCTTCGTCGCCGGCGAGGTCGTGGAGGGGCGCCGCCGGCTGACGACGGAGCTGGACCTGCGCCCGTTCGAGGACGGCGGCTGGTACTGGTTCGACCTGTCCACCGACGACGGGGACCTGACGCTGCACAGCGGCGGCTGGCACGCGCCGCACGACGCACCCGGCCGGGCCGCCGTCGTCGTCGGGATGCCGACCTTCAACCGGCCCGCCGACTGCGTCGCCACCCTGACCGCGCTCGCCTCCGACCCGCAGGTCCTCGACGCCGTCACCGCGATCATCCTGCCCGACCAGGGCACCCGGAAGGTCCGCGACGAGGCCGGCTACGAGCAGGTCGCCGCCGCACTCGGTGACCGGCTGCGGATCGTCGACCAGCCCAACCTCGGTGGCTCCGGCGGCTACGCCCGGATCATGTACGAGGTCCTGCACGGCACCGGCCCGCACGCCGGGGGCATCGACTGCGAGCAGATCCTCTACATGGACGACGACATCCTGCTCGAGCCCGACTCGATGCTCCGCGCCATCGCGTTCTCCCGGTTCGCCCGCGAGCCCATGCTGGTCGGCGGCCAGATGCTGTCGCTGCAGGCCCGCTCGCAGCTGTCCACGATGGGCGAGGTCGTCGACCGCAACCAGTTCCTGTGGCGGCCCGCACCGCGCACCGAGGCGCACCACGACCTCGCCGAGCGCACGCTCCGGCAGACCCCGTGGCTGCACCGCCGGGTCGACGTCGACTACAACGCCTGGTGGATGTGCCTGATCCCGCGGCGGGTCGCCGAGGACCTCGGGCTTCCGCTGCCGCTGTTCATCAAGTGGGACGACGCCGAGTACGGCCTGCGCGCCCGCGCCGCCGGCTACCGCACCGCGACCGTCCCGGGCATCGCGATCTGGCACATGTCGTTCATCGAGAAGGACGACTCGTCGGACTGGCAGGCCTACTTCCACTACCGCAACCGGCTCGTCGCCGCCGCCCTGCACGGACCCGACGACCCGAAGGCGATGCTGAAGGAGACGTTCAAGCGCACGCTGCGGCACCTGATGCTCATGGAGTACTCGGCCGTCGCGCTGCAGCTGAAGGCGTTCACCGACTTCCTCGCCGGCCCGGAGGCGCTGTTCCCGAAGCTGCCGGTGGTGCTCGACGAGATCCGCGAGCTCCGCAGCCGGTACGACGACGGCCGCCCGCTGGACTCCAAGACCCAGGTCCCGCTGTCCGACCTGGACGCGCTGGGATCCCAGCTGTTCCCGGAGCCCCCGGTCGGGAAGGCGAAGGTCGCCCTCGGCCTGGCCCGCGGCGTGCTGCGGAACCTGCGTACCCCCGACCCGGAGCTGCGGGAACGGCCGCAGCGCAACGTCCCGTGGGCCAACGCCCAGTGGTTCGTCCTCGCCGGACTGGACTCCGCGACGGTGTCCACCCCGGACGGCCGTGGCGTCACGTTCCGGCGCCGTGACCCGCGGATGTTCACGGAGATGATCCGCGAGTCGCTCCGGCTGCACCGTGCGGTCGCCGCGGACTGGGAGGTCCTGCGTGGACGCTACCGGGCGGCGAAGCCGACGCTGACCGGCAAGGACGGTTGGAAGCAGATCTTCGAGTGA
- a CDS encoding methyltransferase domain-containing protein, translating into MDPNEHTALPEYERSLRMVERRRLATGFAKQIALTTAPFLDRPFADCRVADLGCGYGYTALELAGMCREVVGIEPNAALAAEATRLAEEGGADNFTFRVQGIGEFGHGPDSGAFDVAVLDNVLEHLDDQPDALERISSCLRPGGVAYILVPNRWWPIEAHYSLPFLAWLPLPLANRYLRLSGRGQDYTDASYAPGYLRMRKLLAQRPELDARFTVPGDVSLAEGGGSRLYAAGVAALRRFPLLWAISKAFLVVAVKKPA; encoded by the coding sequence GTGGACCCGAACGAGCACACCGCCCTGCCCGAGTACGAGCGCTCGCTGCGGATGGTGGAGCGCAGGCGGCTCGCGACCGGGTTCGCGAAGCAGATCGCGCTCACCACCGCCCCGTTCCTGGACCGCCCGTTCGCCGACTGCCGGGTGGCCGACCTCGGCTGCGGCTACGGCTACACGGCGCTCGAGCTGGCCGGCATGTGCCGCGAGGTCGTCGGCATCGAGCCGAACGCGGCGCTCGCCGCCGAGGCGACCCGGCTGGCGGAGGAGGGTGGCGCGGACAACTTCACGTTCCGGGTGCAGGGCATCGGCGAGTTCGGGCACGGACCGGACTCCGGCGCGTTCGACGTCGCGGTGCTCGACAACGTCCTCGAGCACCTCGACGACCAGCCCGACGCGCTGGAGCGGATCTCGTCGTGCCTGCGCCCGGGCGGGGTCGCCTACATCCTGGTGCCGAACCGCTGGTGGCCGATCGAGGCGCACTACTCGCTGCCGTTCCTGGCGTGGCTGCCGCTACCGCTGGCGAACCGCTACCTGCGGCTGTCCGGGCGCGGGCAGGACTACACCGACGCCAGCTACGCCCCCGGCTACCTGCGGATGCGGAAGCTGCTGGCGCAGCGGCCCGAGCTGGACGCCCGGTTCACCGTCCCCGGCGACGTCAGCCTCGCCGAGGGTGGCGGGTCGAGGCTCTACGCGGCCGGGGTCGCCGCGCTGCGCCGCTTCCCGCTGCTGTGGGCGATCTCGAAGGCGTTCCTGGTCGTCGCGGTGAAGAAGCCGGCCTGA
- a CDS encoding arabinofuranosyltransferase, with product MADLTLGPVVAVAVAVLATVLAERLPIPAGSNVGLALTASGGALVAAVLAAAAWTGRPWAAAPLTWAGLAAVPALPLSLFLANTPHYLFGVSGDQQFRVQFLTRFADSARLADFAYADLPPYYPAAWFWVGGRAAALLGVDAWAFHKVFSIATLSVTAVLAYALWALVTTRRRALAAAVATTLAGLATLAAYTPYSWLTGALVPPLAVLGLRLVGRGGPWARTALLVGLVLGLAAITHTQILMFAGLVLTLLAAGELLTGRARPVPLLATIGVVVAVALPLALVHWLPYLLAAAGAPSYGAGQHFLAESGSRWPLPMLEPTALGGLCLAGTVWIVARFGRSAVARALGVTAACGYAWYLLSTLALAAGTTLLAFRIEPILTAALACGAVGAAAELLALARARGIARPAAAVAGVIAAAAVLAQVQTVPETYAWASTAQDHRPDGTKPDGSGDPADANAWLGELRATIDGLTGRPPREVVVASANPTLLSYTPYFAFQASSVQYANPLGNYPARTEQLRRWSVAAGPAELLGALDGGPVRPPSVFVFERAPDGALQLPTSEDRFPDPRSGAPPARFAPQLFDDPAWQRRDVGPYAVLVRAGVPPVP from the coding sequence ATGGCCGACCTGACCCTCGGCCCGGTGGTCGCCGTCGCGGTGGCGGTGCTCGCCACCGTGCTGGCCGAGCGGCTCCCGATCCCGGCCGGGTCGAACGTCGGCCTGGCGCTCACCGCGTCCGGCGGGGCGCTGGTCGCCGCCGTGCTGGCGGCCGCGGCGTGGACCGGCCGGCCGTGGGCCGCCGCCCCGCTGACCTGGGCCGGGCTGGCCGCGGTCCCGGCGCTGCCGCTGTCGCTGTTCCTCGCCAACACCCCGCACTACCTGTTCGGCGTCTCGGGTGACCAGCAGTTCCGGGTGCAGTTCCTGACCCGGTTCGCCGACTCGGCGCGGCTCGCCGACTTCGCCTACGCCGACCTGCCGCCGTACTACCCGGCGGCCTGGTTCTGGGTCGGTGGCCGCGCGGCCGCCCTGCTCGGGGTGGACGCGTGGGCGTTCCACAAGGTCTTCTCGATCGCGACGCTCTCGGTGACGGCGGTGCTCGCCTACGCGCTCTGGGCACTGGTCACGACGCGTCGCCGGGCGCTGGCCGCCGCGGTGGCGACCACGCTCGCCGGGCTGGCGACGCTGGCGGCGTACACGCCGTACTCCTGGCTGACCGGGGCGCTGGTGCCGCCGCTGGCGGTGCTGGGGCTGCGGCTCGTCGGCCGGGGCGGTCCGTGGGCGCGCACCGCGCTGCTGGTCGGCCTCGTGCTGGGCCTGGCCGCGATCACCCACACCCAGATCCTGATGTTCGCCGGCCTCGTCCTGACCCTGCTGGCGGCCGGGGAGCTGCTCACCGGCCGCGCCCGGCCGGTGCCGCTGCTCGCGACGATCGGCGTCGTGGTGGCGGTGGCGCTGCCGCTCGCCCTGGTGCACTGGCTGCCGTACCTGCTCGCCGCAGCCGGCGCGCCGTCGTACGGCGCGGGCCAGCATTTCCTCGCCGAGTCGGGGTCCCGCTGGCCGCTGCCGATGCTGGAACCGACCGCGCTCGGCGGGCTGTGCCTGGCCGGGACGGTCTGGATCGTGGCCCGGTTCGGCCGCTCGGCGGTGGCCCGCGCGCTCGGCGTGACCGCGGCCTGCGGCTACGCCTGGTACCTGCTGTCGACCCTGGCCCTCGCGGCCGGGACGACGTTGCTGGCCTTCCGGATCGAGCCGATCCTCACCGCGGCGCTCGCCTGCGGTGCGGTGGGCGCGGCGGCCGAGCTGCTGGCACTCGCCCGGGCGCGGGGGATCGCGCGGCCGGCCGCGGCCGTCGCAGGCGTGATCGCCGCGGCCGCCGTCCTCGCCCAGGTCCAGACCGTCCCGGAGACCTACGCGTGGGCCAGCACCGCGCAGGACCACCGGCCCGACGGGACGAAGCCCGACGGCTCCGGCGACCCGGCCGACGCGAACGCGTGGCTCGGCGAGCTCCGCGCCACGATCGACGGGCTCACCGGCCGCCCACCGCGGGAGGTCGTCGTCGCGAGCGCGAACCCCACGCTGCTCAGCTACACGCCGTACTTCGCGTTCCAGGCCTCGTCCGTGCAGTACGCGAACCCGCTCGGCAACTACCCGGCCCGCACCGAGCAGCTCCGCCGGTGGTCGGTGGCCGCCGGGCCGGCCGAGCTGCTCGGCGCGCTGGACGGCGGCCCGGTGCGGCCCCCGTCGGTGTTCGTGTTCGAGCGGGCCCCGGACGGCGCCCTGCAGCTCCCGACGTCCGAGGACCGGTTCCCCGACCCGCGGTCGGGTGCGCCGCCGGCGCGGTTCGCACCGCAGCTGTTCGACGATCCGGCGTGGCAACGGCGGGACGTGGGCCCGTACGCGGTGCTGGTGCGGGCCGGTGTCCCGCCGGTGCCGTGA